The genomic stretch TAATCGGACCCTCATTTGTGTCCTAGCAAACCTTGCAAGTTAAATAAAGGTTTGTTtctacattttaaattttttttttaaaaaaaaattaattttttaattttttattaattttaaattaatatatttttaattttattaaattattttaatgtggtgatatcaaaaaataattttaaaaaaatatatattattaatatatatattttaacacaaaaaaaatatttaaaaaatatctataaaaaaaaaatggtgtaaTTAGCTAGCTAACTATAGCCAGTACAGTAACTACAAGAAAGACAAGACACAAGTGATCAAATTGGCTATAATATTATGAAATACCTTTTTAAGTTTCTCCCCACCATGTCTATGTCTAGAGAAAAATCACAAACACAGACACCCCTTCTTCTGGTTTTCCCTTCCATATTTCCTGTTCGCTAATCCTTGAATCTTGAGCTATATTCTTTTATCAAgtctttcaaaaacaaacagCAATACGAAGTTGTCTCTGGCTATTTAACAGGCGAGGACAGCACTTTGGATTGCTGATGGAGTTTTTTGCCAAGACAAAGGCAATTAAGCTCCGGAGCCACCTCTACAAGTACTTGATCGCGGACTTCGACCAAGAAACTGTTCGTCAAACACGACACGGCATATCACGGAAAGCTGTCATATGGTTCGTGGAGCTGGTCGGTGGAAAAAGCCATGTTATTCGTCTCAGAAACTGCTATGGCAAGTACCTCGCAGCCTCCGACCTGCCCTTTTTGTTAGGCGTGACTGGGAAGAAGATACTGCAAACAGTGCCTGAAGATATTGCAGACGACTGTAGGATGGAGTGGGAACCTATAAGAGACGGGTCTCAGGTTAAATTTAAGAGCTGGTGTGGCAATTTCTTGCGAGCTAACGGGGGGGCGCCGCCGTGGAGAAACGCAGTTACTCACGATGAGCCTCCCACTGGCTCAACACAAAAATGGATCTTTTGGGATATTGAGGCGGTACAAGTGCCTGAAAACGACTCCTTGGTGGATTACTTGTCATCCATGTCGAGCTTTTCTACAGTACCCGATGATGTTCTTGTAGCTATTTCCGGTGAATATAATAGCCCGAAACGAGCCTCTCAGCTATCGATTGTACCGGCTGCGCGGACTCCGAGATTGACCTTGGCAAAGTCAATGTTTCCAAGATTGTTTTCGTCCCCAAATAATAAGgtatgcttttcttttctttaaacttGGTAAATTGTTTCTGGTTAATTTGCTAGGCAACTTGTTGATTATCTTAATTACTTGGAATTTGGTTAATTATTGGGGAATTCTGGGTTTTTTccgaatttttttattaatcaccAGTACACTAattcttttcctttgtttagatTATGCATAAGAACTTAGCCTagtaaaataatcttaaagtggaataatcttaaaaaaaaaaacatattccatCCATCTTATTATCTTCGTGTCACGAATCAACAACGAGCCCTATTGTCATATACTCTTAAACATCTATCATCAAAAGAGGGTAATTTTAAAcctatttatcaaattaaaaaaaaaaaaaaaaaaaggtgtgccTCGTGGTTTCCATTGCATGCCACgctccatctttttttaataagtaaacaatataattattttagtaggataataaaaaatgtgCAATATACAGGGTTACTCTTTCTGGTCTTAGAAAAGCCATTTTGTTGAGAATAAAATAAACCTTGGACACTAGAGGGCACTGTCCATTCATcgcaataaaaaaatcatgcattcATTCGTGATatgatttaaaatcataataaaaactataataagcTGAGTAATGTAATTTAACCTGGTTAAGTTCTAgacttactttttaaatatcacAAGTTCAAGTCTCACAAAATTTTACGGCCACTAGAAgcttatatggttattaattttagggtcggcgagattagtcgaggtgcgcatAAGCTAGCTCAGACACctatattaatcttaaaaaaaaaataaatataataaataaaataaaaataacagagaGAGTAGAAAGAGTATGAGCAACTATATATAATGAGGAACTGGCTATGATATTGAATATgcattatcaaaaataaaaaaaaaaaattaaggatgatACACTGTTCATACTGCCCAGATAAATGCATAAGAAATCCTGTTACAGCCTAAATTTTCATTTAGAAGGAGCTAAAAATGTATgcatggttttaaatttttacttctttttttatgatgaagTGAATGAATATAGTACTGGGAGAGgcattatattaatatatatatatatatatatatatatatatatatatatatatttaatgtattttaaaaaaatattttggaaatgCAAGGAAAAGCCCCCACATATATGTTTGGTCAAGTCTGGGCTCCTTAATTTCCATGGTGGCAATTTACTAGGGACACGTCCAAGTTAGGTACACGTCTTGACAAAATTGGAAAATGATACCAAAAGGCAATTACAATCTGCACGCACCCTCATCTAGAAATGGAAATTAAGTGCTTAAACGGAAGAAAATCTCAAGGTCTTTATTAATATactaaactatatttttttattataacatttattaaaaaattgaatttaaaatatagtttttgaaaaaaaaaaatttatatgtttttataacttAGTATAGTAAAACTTTGTTTggttttgcgtttcaaaagtgtttttaaaaaaaattaatttttttttaacttcaaattaatatttttttatgtttcaaataattttaaaaaaataaaataaaattattttgatatattttcaaataaaaaagtactttgaaaaacaacctcaACCACACAactaccaaatattttatacatgttttttgttgGATATAAAcctctcttattttattttttaaataaacaataaattttaatcaaatttcatataaatataagtTTCTATAGgtctattcttttttattttatttttttaaacctgtTCTGgatagaatattaaaatatcaaatgaaataattttgatgGTATTTGAAATTGTAggagtaattattattttttaaagtattttttattcaaaaatataataacatatcaaaataatttaaaattataaaaaaaataattcaaaaatattttttaaataaaaaacaaagcacatTTAATAACATTCACattaaaaactgatttttttatttttttttttagaaacgtCTGAAATCAGGCGGCAGGGGGCATTCTGTTGATCATAACGTTTAATTTAAtggaatatttttaatagttaagCAACATCTTTCTGGTACGCAAAGAAGGAAGCTTCAGGTGAAGCGCAAATCTCGGGGAGGGAAGACagttaatttactttttaagtCTGTCCCTTCCCTcactcaatattaaataataaaaaataattttaaatcctGTGGATAACTGCCACGTAATTGCCGCTTCCGAATTACGGCAAGTCATTTCAACACCTTTCCTTAACTGTCCACTCGTGTAACAGATCGCGGACAAGACAGGAAAAACCTAACGAAACCGAAGCAAAGTAGGAGCTCAGCACAAAACATCACTGCACTTCTCTCATATCCTCGAACTTTACCTACGACTAACTGTTAATTGATAAATTTCACAGACCAAATCCAACCACTTCCGGTCAGGGATGGATTTCTTCCTCAATGCCAAAACTGTCCGTCTCCGCAGCCACCACGACAAGTACCTCCTCGCGGAGGAAGATGAGGAGTGCGTAACCCAGGACCGAAATGGATCCTCCAAGACAGCCAGATGGACTGTCGAACCCGTACCCGGATCCGACTCCATTATCCGCCTCAAGTCCTGCAATGGTAAATACCTCACTGCCTCTGACGAGCCTTTTCTCTTGGGCATGACTGGTCGAAAGGTCCTTCAGACTGTACCCAGACGATTTGACTCGTCCGTCGAGTGGGAACCCGTGAGAGAAGGGGGCCAGGTGAAGCTCAAGACCCGGTATGGGAACTTCTTGAGAGCCAATGGGGGGTTGCCACCTTGGAGAAACTCGGTTACTCATGACATTCCTCATAGGAGTGCTACACAAGAATGGATCCTTTGGGATGTTGATGTTGTGGAGGCTCGAGCGCTTCAGTCTCCTACTGGCCATGCTCATTATCTACAGAAAATTGTTTCTCAGTCTGATTCTCTGGATTCCGACTCCACCTCTCCACCTTCTATCTCTATCAAATCCGGAGATTATTTAAGAGAGGGGGTAATTCTGATCTTCTCCTGCTTTTCTTAATGATTTGATTGAAGTCctgcaatttcttttctttcttggtttttcaTCTGCTTAGTGGTAATTTGTTTATGGAATGTCCAGTCGAGTGATTCTAATGCTAGTTCGCCTCGGAAATCTGACGGGAGGACAATATACTACCATGTGGCTGATGAGAGCGGTGAGGTTGATGATGACGCAACAGAGCGTTGCTCGTTGAATTTTAAGGGAAATGGGGTGGATGGGTTGACACAAAAATTGAAGGAAGATACGGGACTAGAGGATATTGTTGTGTGTACTCGCAGTCCTTTGAATGGAGAGCTTTATCCACTTCGATTGCAGCTTCCTCCAAACAATGCAGATATGTATGTTATTCTAGTTCAGCCATCGTCCAAAGGTGAGCTTAGGATGGCTTAAgttcaatatattttgtttCGTCCTGGTGTTGCTAATGCAAAGCGTAGTTGTTGAACttgtttgtcattttttaatattgttctGATACACACAATTCAATGCTATGTGGATTATAGATTAACATTGAAATCTCAGCTTATCAGAAATGAATGAGGTGTATTCATTTTATGTGTAGTTGCTGCTGCATTTACCGAGAGTCCTTGCATTTCATGATACATGCTCTGTTTGGTTGCCATCAAAGACAACTCAGTGTGTTTTCTTGCCCAAGGTTCTTGGGATTCAAATTTTTGTATGCTTGTATAGAATTGTATGGTACTAAACATGGTTCCAGAAAGAGTTGTAAGTGAGCATGTTGGATGGATTTGGGGATAGATATCAGATCGGAGGCTAGATGGATTTGAAGTGAAACAAATTGGCCGGATTGTCATTTGGTATTCTGAAAAGCTGGCAATAATATAGTTTTGGGTTGAACTAAAATAACATGGGACTTGGAAGGGCTTTGTTTGTGCTGTTCTAGAACATGGGAAAGGGTATGATTTTTGAACCAGATTATTAAAGAAATGACTGTCAATCTCTTATAAACCAAGATTTAATCGAATATATCTCCATTAGATGGCTCCTTTTAGGATCGAGATTGCTATTATCAAGTGCCTGTTGAACTCGATTATGCATGCAAGTGTCAATGCCTGTTGAGCACATTGAACGGTCATGTAGTAGCTATTGCCTTAGAGAAAAGGATAAGCTTGTTAAATTTCTGTCACCGATTGTAATCTATGATGTTCTTTGTCCATCTAATCGAACTCTGGTTAACAATGATGCTGTAAATCTTGTTTCTCAAATTTCATTTCCCATTTACATTTCCGATAGAATTGCCCTTTTGTTGTTGTCTTAGAACGTTTGCATGACTGCTTTCTTTCGTTGTATCAGTGGCCAGTGATTTTGCCGAACAAGAAATTCCTCTCTGATATACACTGGACGGgttatcacaattttttttctccacgtgACTTCTTACGTGCAGTGTAGTGTACATTCTATTTGGACCTCTGAAATATGCTAGTTTTTGAAGCACCCGGTGATTCAACGGCAACAGGATGACTATTTCAACAGAGAAAGGAAGCCACGAGCAAAAGTGCTCTTGTTATTGCCGGGGGCAGATGGTCGATGTGGTGGTGCTTGATTAAACCCCGCCTCGATAAGTATTGCTCCAAAATTTTAGTCTGATTGGAACATCACTATAGCACAATTTCCTTATAGCTTAATTGAGCGTTTCTATCTTATCTTATGGAGCTTGTGACTGTCAGAATCATTTCCATGTTTCGACGAATAATTGTCACAGCCCATGAAGTGTTAATCTTGGGTTTCTTTTTGTGAGAGAAGTACGGTGTGATAATTGGTACAAGGTTATCTATTTTAGCTGAGAACTGAGATGGAGAGCTTAGATTATTGCTAGAGGGTTGTCCTGCTTTGTACAGAACTTTCTGTCTATATATATCGCGCAgatcattttttattcagatTCTTATTTTTCAAGCAGTTTGGGTTGAGCCAGTCTCTGTTCCTGTTCTCATTCCGTGTAAGAATCATATGATAAACCCAAGTGATGATGTTAATCTATAGATTTTATGCAAGACTTGCTCTTCAAGAggtattttttcatatttgagtTCATAAGTCTTACAATGAGTTTTGTCTTGAAAATATACTTGGAGCTGATAAGCTGTAATTCTTAGCCGagatattgatattattatagcTATAAGTTCCAGAGGTTTGAAATATagttgaatttatgtttttaaaaaaatttaaaattttatttttttattaaaaaattaatattattttatggttttaaatggtttttatatgctggttttataaataatttttgagatTTAACACTGGAGATTGCCTCTTGCTAAGCTACGTCTCAGCTAGTCTGGAGGTCTTACAGTCATCGTCAATCTTTCACGGGTGGCTCTTGGTCACTTTGCACTTTGAGCTGCTTGATTTTGTTGAGCATTTTTCTTTATCTATGGGCCTGCTTCAACCTATTTCAACGCTTGCGTGGTTACCCATTTCTGAATGGGCCCCTTAGATTGCTTTTTGGGCCTAAGTCCAGCTCAATCTAGGCTTAACCACCTCTCCTTGTTTAAAAGGGTAGTCTTGCTTACtaacatgggtttttttttcataaaaaacaattataaaataatatagttaagGAGAAAAGTGGACAAATAgtacattatttatatattgccatttaaaaaatataatatttaaacttGTCTcgatatacatttttttttactataaatgaAGCCTATTccagaaaatttaaaaagattgcattctaaaatcaacaaactaaatttgttataattaaaacatataacTTGGGTTTAGCGCTTAAAGTGTTTTACAGTAtaattgaaaagtgtttttaaaaattttttaattttttattttaatttttaattaatattttttttatgttttcaaattattttgatgtatatggtgttaaaaataatttttaaaaaataaaaaaaattattttaatatattttaaaataaaaaataatatttaccacGCTCCCCAAAACCTAATCAATTtgcaagataaataaaaaaaaattgagaacaaTATCGTGTTATTACTAAtgttaattttagtaaaaaaaaaaaaaaaaccgactgAAATTGgtacaatttaatatatatatgcgtgtgtgagagagagagagagttctttcaaaattttcactgaccaaaaaatttatgttatgatttatttttcaagaaattttgatttgtcgtgtttttttttatgtcgaAATTCTCAAAATTCTTCTCTGATTTTTCATTCTTCAGTAGCTGCCTTGAAAATACCAATCTCAAAGTAAActcaaattcatataaaaaaataataattcaaattccTAGTCTTGTCTAAAAtctaaacaaatcaaattctaatTCAAGTTTCCTCATTATTCTAAACGAAGGTGAAGAGTTCGCCTGGCAATCGAGGACGAATGCATGAAATAACTAGATTCatgggttttttcttcttcttggatTCAAAATTGAAATCTACACTGAGAtttaaatactagaaaaaaaattcttgaaaatatattaggatgataaattatttatttttaattcaatgcgAAGGAAATTAGTCTTTGGTTaggatttattaatttaaaggttCGCGCTATGTTGtgaattctttaaaaataaaagtaacagattagtaaatttagtttgatagataaaccttaaaatattttttactaactTGCTGTCTAGTCTTTGCTTATAAAGACAACCCACtataatgggaaaaaaaagtatGGGATTAATAGcctgtttgacagtgtggtaacggttgcttttcaaatagcttttcgtgctgaaatacatgcaaatgatttttttttattttttaaaaattatttttgacatcagcacatcaaaacaattcaaaaggtacaaatcacacttaattttagcaaaaaaaaaatgaattttagccAAACACAGGTTCAACCGCAGAGCCAAACAGGctctaagaaaaaataataaaattgacggaaaaaaatatctcaaaccAATTTCTTgtataacttgatttttaaattaaactgtGTTGGAGTTGCCCTAATATAATTCAGTCGACTTTACTATTTTAAAGACAACTCAATTAacctataaataatattttaaggttaaaaattgagaaaaaaacccAACTCCTTGCTAACCcaggttaaaaattaaaacacgtGAGAATTGTAGTAACATAATCTAATTAACTTAATCagattaaaaataacacaattaattatgaaaaatataggatgaaattagaaagaaaagaaaattaaaaggcaaaaaAGAGGAGAAGCATGCCAACATCTTTTAATAAAGAAAGGTAATTGATTTTGGATTAGCAATATATTATAGTTTCTTcgtgttttgttttctagtgcTTAATTTGTTACTTTTACTATaattctaaactttattttatttaattaagactATAAAAAAGGAtgtacttgaaagaaaaaaacaagttaaaaaactaaaaaaaaaaaaaaagtaaaacttcATGGaaggatgtaattaaaaaaaggttaaaaaagagtagaaaacttaaagaattaaataagcTCCCCTGCCCACCCGGTCTCCCAGTAGTTTTAGGACCAGCAGGGCAATACCAAATTGTGACAAGCACACGTGGCATTAAAAAAGTCAATACACACATGACTCCCAGTTGTCAAGTACAACCGCGTAATACATGATTCTGATAAAGCTGACATGTCATTAAA from Populus alba chromosome 8, ASM523922v2, whole genome shotgun sequence encodes the following:
- the LOC118061085 gene encoding uncharacterized protein, which encodes MEFFAKTKAIKLRSHLYKYLIADFDQETVRQTRHGISRKAVIWFVELVGGKSHVIRLRNCYGKYLAASDLPFLLGVTGKKILQTVPEDIADDCRMEWEPIRDGSQVKFKSWCGNFLRANGGAPPWRNAVTHDEPPTGSTQKWIFWDIEAVQVPENDSLVDYLSSMSSFSTVPDDVLVAISGEYNSPKRASQLSIVPAARTPRLTLAKSMFPRLFSSPNNKTKSNHFRSGMDFFLNAKTVRLRSHHDKYLLAEEDEECVTQDRNGSSKTARWTVEPVPGSDSIIRLKSCNGKYLTASDEPFLLGMTGRKVLQTVPRRFDSSVEWEPVREGGQVKLKTRYGNFLRANGGLPPWRNSVTHDIPHRSATQEWILWDVDVVEARALQSPTGHAHYLQKIVSQSDSLDSDSTSPPSISIKSGDYLREGSSDSNASSPRKSDGRTIYYHVADESGEVDDDATERCSLNFKGNGVDGLTQKLKEDTGLEDIVVCTRSPLNGELYPLRLQLPPNNADMYVILVQPSSKVASDFAEQEIPL